In the Kitasatospora terrestris genome, one interval contains:
- a CDS encoding enoyl-CoA hydratase family protein: MTREAPLVRITTADAVATLELDSPHNRNALSTRLMAELAQGLADAAADPAVRAVVLGHTGKVFCAGADLSEATGNDPTVGPRGLVDIQRAVVDCPKPVIALVDGHVRAGGLGLLGACDLAVAGPQSTFAFTEVRLGLAPAVISLPLRPKLDPRAASRYYLTGETFDAAEAARIGLITEAADDPAAALKTLLDAVRLGSPQGLAESKRLANAAVVASFEQGAEELVALSARLFGSDEAQQGMRAFLERKPAPWAR; this comes from the coding sequence ATGACCCGCGAAGCACCCCTCGTCCGCATCACCACCGCCGACGCCGTCGCCACGCTGGAGCTCGACTCCCCGCACAACCGCAACGCCCTCTCCACCCGGCTGATGGCCGAACTGGCGCAGGGCCTCGCGGACGCGGCCGCCGACCCGGCGGTGCGGGCCGTCGTCCTCGGCCACACCGGCAAGGTCTTCTGCGCGGGCGCCGACCTCTCCGAGGCCACCGGCAACGACCCGACGGTCGGGCCGCGCGGGCTGGTCGACATCCAGCGGGCCGTCGTCGACTGCCCCAAGCCCGTGATCGCCCTGGTCGACGGCCACGTCCGGGCCGGCGGCCTCGGCCTGCTCGGCGCCTGCGACCTGGCCGTCGCCGGACCGCAGTCCACCTTCGCCTTCACCGAGGTCCGGCTCGGCCTCGCGCCCGCCGTCATCTCGCTGCCGCTGCGCCCCAAGCTCGACCCGCGGGCCGCCTCCCGCTACTACCTGACCGGCGAGACCTTCGACGCCGCCGAGGCTGCCCGGATCGGCCTGATCACCGAGGCCGCCGACGACCCGGCCGCCGCTCTCAAGACCCTGCTGGACGCCGTCCGGCTCGGCTCCCCGCAGGGCCTCGCCGAGTCCAAGCGGCTCGCCAACGCGGCCGTCGTCGCCTCCTTCGAGCAGGGCGCCGAGGAGCTCGTCGCGCTCTCGGCCCGGCTGTTCGGCTCGGACGAGGCCCAGCAGGGCATGCGCGCCTTCCTGGAGCGCAAGCCCGCCCCCTGGGCCCGGTAG
- a CDS encoding helix-turn-helix domain-containing protein, giving the protein MHRFRLGLADLAAATFACSPLHETVLGLRMWTHPGVYVHQTRAFERIRPEFERCDTAVLLALVAGNRFVPDFLTPRPLSPFPDFATELAAVRAFDPALLRAELELTHLPHGRELPPPLARGLADPAALLARIADALEEYFERCLAPEWWPRARSVLHADLVHRSRILAERGASALLSDLDRRLFWEDGILTLRHDSWDDDADILIDGRGLVFVPTCFARGACSSIDPRRLPMISYPARGLATLAGPVEPPPTPHALEQLIGVPKARLLALLAEPTATVELARRLGVTPGAVSQHLAVLAAARLVTRARHGRMVLYARSPLADQLLQ; this is encoded by the coding sequence ATGCACCGTTTCCGCCTGGGGTTGGCCGATCTGGCGGCGGCGACCTTCGCGTGCTCGCCGTTGCACGAGACGGTGCTGGGTCTGCGGATGTGGACGCATCCGGGGGTGTACGTGCACCAGACCCGGGCGTTCGAGCGGATCCGGCCGGAGTTCGAGCGCTGCGACACCGCGGTGCTGCTGGCCCTGGTGGCCGGGAACCGCTTCGTGCCGGACTTCCTGACGCCGCGTCCGCTCTCCCCGTTCCCGGACTTCGCGACCGAGCTGGCGGCCGTCCGCGCCTTCGACCCGGCGCTGCTGCGCGCGGAGCTGGAGCTGACCCACCTGCCGCACGGGCGGGAGCTGCCGCCGCCGCTGGCCCGGGGGCTGGCCGATCCGGCGGCCCTGCTGGCCCGGATCGCCGACGCCCTGGAGGAGTACTTCGAGCGCTGCCTGGCGCCGGAGTGGTGGCCGCGCGCCCGGTCGGTGCTGCACGCCGACCTGGTGCACCGCTCCCGGATCCTGGCCGAGCGCGGCGCCTCCGCGCTGCTCTCCGACCTGGACCGCCGGCTGTTCTGGGAGGACGGGATCCTGACGCTGCGCCACGACTCCTGGGACGACGACGCGGACATCCTGATCGACGGGCGCGGCCTGGTGTTCGTCCCGACCTGCTTCGCCCGCGGCGCGTGCAGCTCGATCGACCCGCGCCGGCTGCCGATGATCAGCTACCCGGCGCGCGGCCTGGCGACCCTGGCCGGGCCGGTCGAGCCGCCGCCGACCCCGCACGCCCTGGAGCAGCTGATCGGTGTGCCCAAGGCCCGGCTGCTGGCCCTGCTGGCGGAGCCGACCGCGACGGTGGAGCTGGCCCGCCGGCTGGGCGTCACGCCGGGTGCGGTCAGCCAGCACCTGGCGGTGCTCGCCGCCGCCCGGCTGGTCACCCGGGCCCGGCACGGCCGGATGGTGCTGTACGCCCGCAGCCCGCTCGCCGACCAGCTGCTCCAGTGA
- a CDS encoding HutD family protein gives MTLTLLRAADRVATAWLNGGGTTREIAGHPADAGPADFAWRASLADVARGGPFSRFPDSDRVLTVVDGEGVLLTVDGTEHHAEPYRPFAFPGDADTDCRLPAGPVVAFNVMTRRGRARATVDLVRTARPVDVPADADVLLVCLTGTAVVGGTRLGRFDAALLPPTSRHPLAVDGTTAVVTLRTR, from the coding sequence ATGACCCTCACCCTGCTCCGCGCCGCCGACCGCGTCGCCACCGCCTGGCTGAACGGCGGCGGCACCACCCGCGAGATCGCCGGCCACCCCGCCGACGCCGGCCCCGCCGACTTCGCGTGGCGGGCCAGCCTCGCCGACGTCGCCCGGGGCGGACCGTTCTCCCGCTTCCCGGACTCCGACCGGGTGCTCACCGTCGTCGACGGCGAAGGCGTGCTCCTCACCGTCGACGGCACCGAGCACCACGCCGAGCCGTACCGGCCGTTCGCCTTCCCCGGCGACGCCGACACCGACTGCCGGCTCCCCGCCGGGCCGGTGGTCGCCTTCAACGTGATGACCCGCCGCGGCCGCGCCCGCGCCACCGTCGACCTCGTCCGCACCGCCCGCCCGGTCGACGTGCCCGCCGACGCGGACGTCCTGCTGGTCTGCCTCACCGGCACCGCGGTCGTCGGCGGCACCCGGCTCGGCCGCTTCGACGCCGCGCTGCTCCCCCCGACGAGCCGTCACCCGCTCGCCGTCGACGGCACCACCGCCGTCGTCACCCTGCGCACCCGCTGA
- a CDS encoding geranylgeranyl reductase family protein: protein MTDSGSSLDRDPLDSSENDGSDLLDGVWDVVVVGAGPAGSSAAYAAARQGRRVLLLDKAEHPRYKTCGGGIIGPSRDTLPEDFKLPLQDRIHNVTFALNGRFSRTRRSKRMLFGLVNRDEFDLRLVQSAEQAGAVLATGVTVSGVEQQGGDTRTVVVTTADGRRIEARAVVGADGSASRIGRHVGVTFDQIDLGLEAEIPVPESVVRHWAGTIHLDWGPLPGSYGWVFPKTESGTLTVGVISARGDGEATKKYLQDYIRRLGLSGFTPLVESGHLTRCRAEDSPLSRGRVLVAGDAAGLLEPWTREGISYALRSGRLAGEWAVRVAEAGGAADVRRQALNYAFAIKAGLGVEMRAGKLMLAAFEKRPHLFHAAVCLVDPAWRAFARTTQGHTTFAQIVRDYRAARRLAAVAGR, encoded by the coding sequence GTGACTGACTCCGGTAGCTCCCTCGACCGCGATCCGCTCGACTCCAGCGAGAACGACGGGTCGGACCTGCTCGACGGCGTCTGGGACGTGGTCGTGGTGGGGGCCGGCCCGGCCGGCTCCTCGGCCGCGTACGCCGCCGCCCGGCAGGGCCGGCGGGTCCTGCTGCTCGACAAGGCCGAGCACCCCCGGTACAAGACCTGCGGCGGCGGCATCATCGGCCCGTCCCGGGACACCCTGCCGGAGGACTTCAAGCTCCCGCTGCAGGACCGGATCCACAACGTGACGTTCGCGCTGAACGGCCGGTTCTCCCGGACGCGGCGCTCGAAGCGGATGCTGTTCGGGCTGGTCAACCGGGACGAGTTCGACCTGCGCCTGGTGCAGTCCGCCGAGCAGGCGGGCGCCGTGCTGGCGACCGGTGTGACGGTGAGCGGCGTGGAGCAGCAGGGCGGCGACACCCGCACGGTCGTGGTGACCACGGCGGACGGCCGGCGGATCGAGGCGCGCGCGGTGGTCGGCGCGGACGGCTCGGCGAGCCGGATCGGCCGGCACGTGGGGGTGACCTTCGACCAGATCGACCTCGGTCTGGAGGCGGAGATCCCGGTGCCGGAGTCGGTGGTGCGGCACTGGGCGGGCACCATCCACCTGGACTGGGGCCCGCTGCCGGGCTCGTACGGCTGGGTGTTCCCGAAGACGGAGTCCGGGACGCTGACGGTCGGGGTGATCTCGGCGCGCGGTGACGGCGAGGCGACCAAGAAGTACCTGCAGGACTACATCCGGCGCCTGGGCCTGTCCGGCTTCACGCCGCTCGTGGAGTCCGGGCACCTGACGCGCTGCCGGGCGGAGGACTCGCCGCTGTCGCGCGGCCGGGTGCTGGTGGCCGGTGACGCGGCGGGCCTGCTGGAGCCGTGGACCCGCGAGGGCATCTCGTACGCGCTGCGCTCGGGCCGGCTGGCCGGCGAGTGGGCGGTGCGGGTCGCGGAGGCGGGCGGCGCGGCGGACGTGCGCCGGCAGGCGCTGAACTACGCGTTCGCGATCAAGGCGGGCCTGGGGGTGGAGATGCGCGCGGGCAAGCTGATGCTGGCCGCGTTCGAGAAGCGGCCGCACCTGTTCCACGCGGCGGTGTGCCTGGTGGACCCGGCGTGGCGGGCGTTCGCCCGGACCACGCAGGGCCACACCACGTTCGCGCAGATCGTCCGGGACTACCGGGCGGCCAGGCGCCTGGCGGCGGTGGCCGGCCGGTAG
- a CDS encoding NAD-dependent epimerase/dehydratase family protein — protein MRGREAGVGVRVLVSGAFGFVGRAVVRRLAADGHEVWALARRAEVPEGLPVGRVAVGDVRDAAVWQAALAEVDAVCHLAALTRGRESVERPQSHWEVNLGGMEALLAALPADRRPRVVFGSTAAVYGAPERQPIGEDAPPAPGNPYGESKLAAERLLLADAAVDGVVLRCFNAAGTGDVDEARIIPKALAVAAGRHPRLELNGDGSVVRDFVHVDDMAAAYALALAAPTGRVYNVGATPASVREIVATAERVTGRRIPVVHRPAVAEAPRLVADTSLIRRELDWRPVRSDLDTMIRDAWRSVAAG, from the coding sequence GTGCGTGGGCGAGAGGCGGGTGTCGGGGTGCGGGTGCTGGTGAGTGGGGCGTTCGGGTTCGTGGGGCGGGCGGTGGTGCGGCGGCTGGCGGCGGACGGGCACGAGGTGTGGGCGCTGGCGCGGCGGGCGGAGGTCCCGGAGGGGTTGCCGGTGGGGCGGGTGGCGGTGGGGGACGTGCGGGACGCGGCGGTGTGGCAGGCGGCGCTCGCGGAGGTCGACGCGGTGTGCCATCTGGCGGCGCTGACCCGGGGGCGGGAGTCGGTGGAGCGCCCGCAGTCGCACTGGGAGGTGAACCTGGGCGGCATGGAGGCGCTGCTCGCGGCGCTCCCGGCGGACCGGCGGCCGCGGGTGGTGTTCGGTTCGACGGCGGCGGTGTACGGCGCTCCGGAGCGGCAGCCGATCGGCGAGGACGCGCCGCCGGCGCCGGGCAATCCGTACGGGGAGTCGAAGCTCGCGGCGGAGCGCCTGCTGCTCGCGGACGCGGCGGTGGACGGGGTGGTGCTGCGCTGCTTCAACGCGGCGGGCACCGGGGACGTCGACGAGGCCCGGATCATTCCGAAGGCGCTGGCGGTGGCGGCGGGCCGCCATCCGCGGCTGGAGCTGAACGGCGACGGCAGCGTGGTCCGCGATTTCGTGCACGTGGACGACATGGCGGCGGCGTACGCGCTGGCGCTGGCAGCACCGACGGGCCGGGTGTACAACGTGGGGGCGACACCGGCGAGCGTGCGGGAGATCGTGGCGACGGCAGAGCGGGTGACGGGGCGGCGGATCCCGGTGGTGCACCGTCCGGCGGTGGCGGAGGCGCCGCGGCTGGTGGCGGACACCTCGCTGATCCGCCGTGAGCTCGACTGGCGGCCGGTCCGTTCCGACCTGGACACCATGATCCGGGACGCCTGGCGATCCGTCGCGGCCGGGTGA
- a CDS encoding glycosyl hydrolase family 18 protein, translating into MHVRFRHRVRARLLALLGALALPIALLAATPAHAAGRLTATFTTADNGSWWKGTYVVRNDNAAAVTGWTIEFDLPAGVTVGSSYNGQATVSGRHVTATNAYYNATVQPHATTEPYSFWFVATGPVGTPTNCRINGDKCDGTPDVPPTAPGTPTVVDTTAHSIALSWTAASAGDNPVASYEVLNGSTVLGTSTTTSTVLTGLAPATSYTLGVRAKDSRGNTGPAGGAVTARTVDPATDTVPPTTPGGFRSTGVTSTSVSLAWNAATDNQRVATYEVYQGTTTLLKTVTGTSATIDQLSPATTYTFTVRARDAADNGSALSPPVTVTTGDLAGPGKYTRVGYFVQWGIYGRQYFVKNLDTSGSAAKLDVINYAFENIDPVNLTCLAGVTKGTTANPQDPDQGTGAGDADADYSRPFSAAQSVDGVADDGWAPLRGNLNQLKKLKAKYPNLKVVVSLGGWTYSKYFSDAAATDASRKKLVSSCIDIWIKGNLPLYNGAGGPGTAAGIFDGIDLDWEWPGSPDGHAGNHWNAADKDNLTKLLAEFRTQLDALGGSHKLLTAFTPADPAKIAQGWDLSKIFQYLDIANVQGYDFHGAGSDNSWEPNRAGHQANLYADAQDPYGFHFSVDAAVQAYLGAGVNPRKLTIGFPFYGRGWQGVTDGGAYGEWQAATGAAPGQFAEEAGTRGYSNLITSVPNLTVHHDTQSVSTYAYTGAGGQWWTFDDTWSIGQKTAYLKSKNLLGAMIWEMSGDTPSGTLINALDTGLK; encoded by the coding sequence ATGCACGTCCGGTTCCGTCACCGCGTCCGAGCACGCCTGCTCGCCCTGCTCGGCGCACTCGCCCTGCCGATCGCCCTGCTCGCCGCCACGCCCGCGCACGCCGCGGGCCGGCTCACCGCCACGTTCACCACGGCCGACAACGGCTCCTGGTGGAAGGGCACCTACGTGGTGCGCAACGACAACGCCGCCGCCGTTACGGGGTGGACGATCGAGTTCGACCTGCCCGCCGGCGTCACCGTCGGCAGCAGCTACAACGGGCAGGCCACGGTCAGCGGCCGGCACGTGACCGCCACCAACGCGTACTACAACGCCACCGTGCAGCCGCACGCCACCACCGAGCCGTACAGCTTCTGGTTCGTCGCCACCGGCCCGGTCGGCACCCCGACCAACTGCCGGATCAACGGCGACAAGTGTGACGGCACGCCGGACGTGCCGCCGACCGCGCCCGGCACCCCGACGGTGGTCGACACCACGGCCCACTCGATCGCGCTGAGCTGGACCGCGGCCTCCGCCGGGGACAACCCGGTCGCCTCCTACGAGGTGCTGAACGGCTCGACCGTGCTCGGCACCTCGACGACCACCTCGACGGTCCTCACCGGCCTCGCCCCGGCGACTTCGTACACGCTGGGCGTGCGGGCCAAGGACAGCCGCGGCAACACCGGTCCGGCGGGCGGTGCGGTGACCGCCCGCACCGTCGACCCGGCGACCGACACCGTCCCGCCGACCACCCCGGGCGGCTTCCGCTCCACCGGGGTGACCAGCACCAGCGTCTCGCTCGCCTGGAACGCCGCCACCGACAACCAGCGGGTCGCCACCTACGAGGTCTACCAGGGCACCACCACCCTGCTGAAGACCGTCACCGGCACCTCGGCCACCATCGACCAGCTCTCCCCGGCCACCACGTACACCTTCACCGTGCGGGCCCGGGACGCCGCCGACAACGGCTCCGCGCTCTCCCCGCCGGTCACCGTCACCACCGGAGACCTGGCCGGGCCGGGCAAGTACACCCGGGTCGGCTACTTCGTGCAGTGGGGCATCTACGGGCGCCAGTACTTCGTGAAGAACCTCGACACCTCGGGCAGCGCCGCCAAGCTCGACGTGATCAACTACGCCTTCGAGAACATCGACCCGGTCAACCTGACCTGCCTGGCCGGCGTCACCAAGGGCACCACCGCCAACCCGCAGGACCCCGACCAGGGCACCGGCGCGGGCGACGCGGACGCCGACTACTCCCGCCCGTTCAGCGCCGCCCAGTCCGTGGACGGGGTCGCCGACGACGGCTGGGCGCCGCTGCGCGGCAACCTCAACCAGCTGAAGAAGCTCAAGGCGAAGTACCCGAACCTCAAGGTCGTGGTCTCGCTCGGCGGTTGGACCTACTCCAAGTACTTCTCGGACGCCGCCGCCACCGACGCCTCCCGCAAGAAGCTGGTCTCCTCCTGCATCGACATCTGGATCAAGGGCAACCTGCCGCTCTACAACGGCGCCGGCGGCCCGGGCACAGCCGCGGGCATCTTCGACGGCATCGACCTCGACTGGGAGTGGCCCGGCTCCCCCGACGGCCACGCCGGCAACCACTGGAACGCCGCCGACAAGGACAACCTGACCAAGCTGCTCGCCGAGTTCCGCACCCAGCTGGACGCCCTCGGCGGCTCGCACAAACTGCTCACCGCCTTCACCCCGGCCGACCCCGCCAAGATCGCCCAGGGCTGGGACCTCTCGAAGATCTTCCAGTACCTGGACATCGCCAACGTGCAGGGCTACGACTTCCACGGCGCGGGCAGCGACAACTCCTGGGAGCCCAACCGGGCCGGCCACCAGGCCAACCTCTACGCCGACGCCCAGGACCCGTACGGCTTCCACTTCTCGGTGGACGCCGCGGTCCAGGCCTACCTCGGCGCGGGGGTCAACCCGCGCAAGCTCACCATCGGCTTCCCGTTCTACGGGCGCGGCTGGCAGGGCGTCACCGACGGCGGCGCGTACGGCGAGTGGCAGGCCGCGACCGGCGCGGCACCCGGCCAGTTCGCCGAGGAGGCCGGGACGCGCGGCTACAGCAACCTGATCACGAGCGTCCCGAACCTGACCGTCCACCACGACACCCAGTCGGTCTCCACCTACGCCTACACCGGCGCCGGCGGCCAGTGGTGGACCTTCGACGACACCTGGTCGATCGGCCAGAAGACCGCCTACCTGAAGTCGAAGAACCTGCTGGGCGCGATGATCTGGGAGATGTCCGGCGACACCCCGTCCGGCACCCTGATCAACGCCCTGGACACCGGCCTCAAGTAG
- a CDS encoding maleylpyruvate isomerase family mycothiol-dependent enzyme produces the protein MDLLTELAASYDRVCDTVSAMAEDELREPSALPGWNRADVVTHLARSADAYRRLLAIARGQNPPAPREDLRTGFSALFADARAMPAAAWDAPVTARGGWSHPARFTLQRCRRELETHHVDLAAGYRTADWPTGYVEWALDDTLAALAARRFGPVTVHAVDLDRRWDLGTDGPSAAGPGHALLAWLSGRADGRELGAELPVPPAWPLPPVRFRP, from the coding sequence GTGGACCTGCTGACGGAGCTCGCCGCCTCGTACGACCGGGTGTGCGACACCGTCTCCGCGATGGCGGAGGACGAACTGCGAGAACCGTCCGCGCTGCCCGGCTGGAACCGCGCCGACGTGGTCACCCACCTCGCCCGCAGCGCCGACGCCTACCGGCGGCTGCTCGCGATCGCCCGCGGCCAGAACCCGCCCGCCCCGCGGGAGGACCTGCGGACCGGATTCAGCGCGCTGTTCGCCGACGCCCGGGCGATGCCCGCGGCCGCGTGGGACGCCCCCGTGACCGCACGCGGTGGCTGGTCGCACCCCGCCCGGTTCACCCTCCAGCGCTGTCGGCGCGAACTGGAGACCCACCACGTCGACCTCGCCGCCGGGTACCGCACCGCCGACTGGCCGACCGGGTACGTCGAATGGGCCCTCGACGACACCCTCGCCGCGTTGGCGGCCCGGCGCTTCGGGCCGGTCACGGTGCACGCGGTCGACCTCGACCGGCGATGGGACCTCGGCACGGACGGCCCGTCCGCCGCCGGCCCGGGGCACGCGCTGCTCGCCTGGCTCAGCGGCCGCGCCGACGGCCGCGAGCTGGGCGCCGAGCTGCCCGTACCGCCCGCGTGGCCGTTGCCGCCCGTCCGATTCCGTCCCTGA
- a CDS encoding MFS transporter, with protein MTATTLADPAPPTGRRLRDRLLHRDPVLRRLAALTMVNTVGSGLSMTLGVLYFTRVLGFGVGEVGVVLTAAGGCGVLAGIPAGRVSDRFGPKPMLIVLNVLLAAGTACYTLVHSLPALAALACLVTVVDRSGSTARGALYAEVLPPEQRVEGRAYLRSVTNVGISVGTLLAALVLQADTRAAYQAALLADALSFAVVAVLYAVTVPGTPRTGGTAAREQAGGRNPALRNLPFLAVTALNGLLCLQFAMIEVGVPLWIVRDTDAPRVMVAGSMLVNTALVIMLQVRATRGTEEPARAARAVGRGGLLVAGACLLLGLAAGVPAWAAVLLLAGGIALQALGEVLSQAGGWALSYDLAEEGKHGVYQGVFNTGQSAAFMLGPVLVTSAVITHGLLGWALLAALFAAAGLAMGPAVRRARRAAAAA; from the coding sequence ATGACCGCCACCACCCTTGCCGACCCCGCCCCGCCCACCGGCCGAAGGCTCCGCGACCGCCTGCTCCACCGCGACCCGGTGCTCCGCCGGCTCGCCGCGCTCACCATGGTCAACACCGTCGGAAGCGGCCTGTCGATGACCCTCGGCGTGCTGTACTTCACCCGCGTGCTCGGCTTCGGCGTCGGCGAGGTCGGCGTCGTGCTGACCGCCGCCGGCGGCTGCGGCGTGCTCGCCGGCATCCCCGCCGGGCGGGTCTCCGACCGCTTCGGACCCAAGCCGATGCTGATCGTCCTCAACGTGCTGCTGGCCGCCGGCACCGCCTGCTACACCCTGGTGCACAGCCTGCCCGCCCTCGCCGCGCTGGCCTGCCTGGTCACCGTGGTCGACCGCTCCGGCAGCACGGCCCGCGGCGCGCTGTACGCCGAGGTCCTGCCGCCCGAGCAGCGCGTCGAGGGCCGCGCCTACCTGCGCTCGGTCACCAACGTCGGCATCTCGGTCGGCACCCTGCTCGCCGCGCTCGTCCTGCAGGCCGACACCCGCGCCGCCTACCAGGCCGCGCTGCTCGCCGACGCGCTCTCCTTCGCGGTGGTCGCCGTGCTGTACGCGGTGACCGTGCCCGGCACCCCCCGTACGGGCGGCACCGCCGCCCGCGAGCAGGCGGGCGGCCGCAACCCCGCGCTGCGCAACCTGCCGTTCCTCGCCGTCACCGCCCTCAACGGCCTGCTCTGCCTGCAGTTCGCGATGATCGAGGTCGGGGTACCGCTGTGGATCGTCCGCGACACCGACGCGCCCCGCGTCATGGTCGCCGGGTCGATGCTGGTCAACACCGCGCTGGTGATCATGCTCCAGGTCCGCGCCACCCGCGGCACCGAGGAACCCGCCCGGGCCGCCCGCGCCGTCGGCCGCGGCGGACTGCTGGTGGCCGGCGCCTGCCTGCTGCTCGGCCTGGCGGCCGGCGTCCCCGCCTGGGCGGCCGTCCTGCTGCTCGCCGGCGGCATCGCGCTCCAGGCGCTCGGCGAGGTGCTCAGCCAGGCGGGCGGCTGGGCGCTCAGCTACGACCTCGCCGAGGAGGGCAAGCACGGCGTGTACCAGGGCGTGTTCAACACCGGGCAGTCCGCGGCGTTCATGCTCGGCCCGGTCCTGGTCACCTCGGCGGTGATCACCCACGGGCTGCTCGGCTGGGCCCTGCTGGCCGCGCTGTTCGCGGCGGCCGGCCTCGCGATGGGCCCCGCGGTCCGCCGGGCCCGCCGCGCGGCGGCCGCGGCCTGA
- a CDS encoding maleylpyruvate isomerase family mycothiol-dependent enzyme: MEISEHIDALRRDGALLADAAAVTDLDAPVPTCPDWRLADLLRHTGRVHRWATAYVADGHRVPLDDAGQQRAWGPDPDDAGLVEWFRSGHFGLVAALEKAPADLDCWSFLPAPSPLAFWARRQAHETAVHRVDAEFAAGQEPSATGPAFAEDGIAELLTRFLVRPKTPLRSERPRTLLVRTTDRPASWLVTVSQEPVVTQELPDGAPAADCVVSGRAHELYLLLWNRLPLERVTAEGDRSLFELWRGSARIRWS, from the coding sequence GTGGAGATCTCCGAGCACATCGACGCCCTGCGCCGCGACGGCGCCCTGCTGGCCGACGCCGCGGCCGTCACCGACCTGGACGCCCCGGTCCCGACCTGCCCGGACTGGCGGCTTGCGGACCTGCTCCGGCACACCGGGCGGGTGCACCGGTGGGCGACCGCGTACGTGGCGGACGGCCACCGGGTGCCGCTGGACGACGCCGGGCAGCAGCGGGCGTGGGGTCCGGACCCGGACGACGCCGGGCTGGTGGAGTGGTTCCGCTCCGGCCACTTCGGGCTGGTGGCGGCCCTGGAGAAGGCTCCGGCGGACCTGGACTGCTGGAGCTTCCTGCCGGCGCCGTCGCCGCTGGCGTTCTGGGCGCGGCGGCAGGCGCACGAGACGGCGGTCCACCGGGTGGACGCCGAGTTCGCGGCGGGGCAGGAGCCGTCCGCGACGGGCCCGGCGTTCGCGGAGGACGGGATCGCCGAGCTGCTGACCCGGTTCCTGGTCCGGCCGAAGACCCCGCTGCGCAGTGAGCGGCCGCGCACGCTGCTGGTGCGGACGACGGACCGCCCGGCGTCCTGGCTGGTGACGGTGAGCCAGGAGCCGGTGGTGACGCAGGAGCTGCCGGACGGCGCTCCGGCCGCCGACTGCGTGGTCAGCGGCCGGGCGCACGAGCTGTACCTGCTGCTGTGGAACCGGCTGCCGCTGGAGCGGGTGACGGCCGAGGGCGACCGCTCGCTGTTCGAGCTGTGGCGCGGCTCGGCGCGGATCCGCTGGAGCTGA
- a CDS encoding acyltransferase, whose protein sequence is MPLARTPLRSRLTAAVRDRARRLAGRAVHRGWALVQDVGAVSNRNPGPYRFRELGDGTKLAFPLGTVFNEQWVTIGPFSIIGERVTISAGFLPGLDLGPEPLVRIGGGCVIGRGSHIVGHQSIVLGDDVWTGPNVYITDQAHEYRDTGLPIGKQWPRNEPVEIGAGSWIGTGAVILPGARLGRNVVVAANSVVTGEVPDHAVVAGAPAKVVRSWNPEDGWQPPIRHEAPRPIPEGVTAEQLRALVGWDLRLPGETAGN, encoded by the coding sequence ATGCCGCTCGCCCGTACGCCGCTCCGCTCCAGGCTCACCGCCGCCGTCCGCGACCGGGCCCGCCGGCTCGCCGGGCGGGCCGTGCACCGCGGCTGGGCCCTCGTCCAGGACGTCGGCGCGGTCAGCAACCGCAACCCCGGCCCCTACCGCTTCCGGGAACTCGGCGACGGCACCAAACTCGCCTTCCCGCTCGGCACCGTCTTCAACGAGCAGTGGGTCACCATCGGCCCGTTCTCCATCATCGGCGAGCGCGTCACCATCTCCGCCGGCTTCCTGCCCGGCCTCGACCTCGGCCCCGAACCGCTCGTCCGGATCGGCGGCGGCTGCGTCATCGGCCGCGGCAGCCACATCGTCGGCCACCAGTCGATCGTCCTCGGCGACGACGTGTGGACCGGACCCAACGTGTACATCACCGACCAGGCCCACGAGTACCGCGACACCGGCCTGCCGATCGGCAAGCAGTGGCCGCGCAACGAACCCGTCGAGATCGGCGCCGGCTCCTGGATCGGCACCGGCGCCGTGATCCTCCCCGGCGCCCGGCTCGGCCGCAACGTCGTCGTCGCCGCCAACTCCGTCGTCACCGGCGAGGTCCCCGACCACGCCGTCGTCGCCGGCGCCCCCGCCAAGGTCGTCCGCAGCTGGAACCCCGAGGACGGCTGGCAGCCGCCCATCCGGCACGAGGCACCGAGGCCCATACCGGAAGGCGTCACCGCCGAACAGCTGCGCGCCCTCGTCGGATGGGACCTGCGGCTGCCCGGCGAGACCGCCGGGAACTGA